Genomic segment of Thermodesulfobacteriota bacterium:
TTCAGATAACTCTTTGTTTAGCTTATTAAAGGCTTTAATTGGATATAAAACTTCCCCACGTATTTCGATTAGCTCTGGGATATTGGACTTTCCCTTTAAATTAAGTGGAATAGTGTTTATCGTCTTGAGGTTTGCGGTTACATCTTCTCCTACAGTTCCGTTTCCTCTTGTTGCACCCTGGGTTAAGACCCCGTTCTCATATGTAATCGATGCAGACACCCCGTCAAATTTAGGCTCTGCAATATATTCTATGTCCTCAGAAATCTCGAGCATTCTTTTTACCCTGGTGTCAAACTCATACGCACCCTGCTCATCAGAGATGTTATCAATACTCATCATCGGCGCCCTATGAGGAACAGATTTAAATCCTTGGGCTACCTGTCCTCCTACTCTTTGTGTGGGAGAGTTCGGCTCAACAAGATCTGGATACAAGGCTTCAAGATGCTTTAGTTCATTTAATAAAGTATCAAACTCATAGTCAGAAATTTGTGGATTGTTTTCTATATAGTAAAGATAGTTATGATGCTCAAGCTCTTTAGATAGCTCAGCTATTTTCTTCTTAGCATTTGTCTTAGATATTTTCTTTTCGTTGGCCGCCATATGGAGTTACCTATTTCTTGCTTTTAAGCCACTTATTAAGTTCTTCGAAACTTAGAGCATTTAGTACATCTTTTTTCTCTACCCATCCTCTTCTTGCTGTTCCGACGCCATAGCGCATCTGCATTAGCTGCTCAGGGCGGTGAGCATCTGTGGAAATTATTACCTTTACTCCGGCTTCGACCGCTTTTTTCACATGCAGATCTTTGAGATCAAGTCTTAAATATGAAGAATTAACCTCAAGTGCTTTGTCGTTCTTAAGCGCTACCTCAATTATTTTATCAATGTCTACGTCATATGGCTCACGCTCGTTAATTAGTCTTCCCGTAGGATGACCAAGCGCATGCACGTAGGGGTTTTCAAGAGCACTTACTATACGCTTTGTCATGGTGTCCCCATCCATTTTAAAGCCGCTGTGAATTGAAACAATCACCATATCTAATTCTGCGAGCTCCCGATCAGGGTAATCAAGACTCCCATCCATTTTGATGTCTACCTCAGAGCCCATGAGTATATTTATTCCCTTAACTTTTTTGTTTACTTTATCAAGCTCTATTTTTTTCTTGTTCAATCTTTCAACAGACAGCCCATTTGCGATAGTAGAAGAGGGGGAGTGGTCAGTGATTGCTAGATATCCATAACCTAACTTCTTTGCTGAGAGCGCCATTTCCTCAATACTTGCCCTGCCGTCGCTCCAAGTAGTATGCATATGAAGATCGCCCTTAATATCCGAGAGCTCAATTAGGTTAGGGAGTTTTCCCTCAATTGCGGCTTCAATCTCTCCTCTGTCTTCCCTTAACTCGGGCTCAATAAATGGTAGTCCAAGCACAGAGTACATTTCTTTTTCAGTCTCACCTGCTACTTTCTCATCACCTTTAAAAATGCCGTATTCATTAATTTTAAGCCCCTTCTTGGTAGCGAGGCCCCTTAATTTCACATTGTGTGCCTGAGAGCCTGAGAAGTACTGCAGCGCCCCTCCGTAAGACTCTGGACCAACCACTCTTAGATCCACCTGAATGCCGTTTGTAGTAATAACGCTTCCCTTTGTCTCACCTGCGGCTAGCACTTCTTCTACAAATTGAAGCTCGCTGAACTCTTTCACAGTTGACTCCGTATCATCAGAGATTGTTAATATGTCTATGTCT
This window contains:
- a CDS encoding NAD-dependent DNA ligase LigA, coding for MAANEKKISKTNAKKKIAELSKELEHHNYLYYIENNPQISDYEFDTLLNELKHLEALYPDLVEPNSPTQRVGGQVAQGFKSVPHRAPMMSIDNISDEQGAYEFDTRVKRMLEISEDIEYIAEPKFDGVSASITYENGVLTQGATRGNGTVGEDVTANLKTINTIPLNLKGKSNIPELIEIRGEVLYPIKAFNKLNKELSEEGEPVFANPRNAASGAIRQLDSSITAGRPLDFYAWGVGDVQGFEINFEQEIVEAL
- the polX gene encoding DNA polymerase/3'-5' exonuclease PolX, producing MSKNAQIAQIFEQMAAMLSILDENPFKIRAYKKAALNILELSDAIEQRVAEDSVIDIQGVGKDLAAKVKEFISTGEIKEFNELQKKVPLEMTELLGIQGLGPKTLALLYKELHVRSLEDLEKVLDSDEVLSFKGLGQKKVDEIKRGIPLLREKRSRTNIGVALPLAESIKKEIEDIKGTEGTIIAGSLRRMRETIKDIDILTISDDTESTVKEFSELQFVEEVLAAGETKGSVITTNGIQVDLRVVGPESYGGALQYFSGSQAHNVKLRGLATKKGLKINEYGIFKGDEKVAGETEKEMYSVLGLPFIEPELREDRGEIEAAIEGKLPNLIELSDIKGDLHMHTTWSDGRASIEEMALSAKKLGYGYLAITDHSPSSTIANGLSVERLNKKKIELDKVNKKVKGINILMGSEVDIKMDGSLDYPDRELAELDMVIVSIHSGFKMDGDTMTKRIVSALENPYVHALGHPTGRLINEREPYDVDIDKIIEVALKNDKALEVNSSYLRLDLKDLHVKKAVEAGVKVIISTDAHRPEQLMQMRYGVGTARRGWVEKKDVLNALSFEELNKWLKSKK